Within the candidate division KSB1 bacterium genome, the region CGCTGCGTCTTGCGCTTTGCCCACGAGGGACTCGCTTTGCCGGCTGCCCTCCGCTTCGAGATGGACGGGGTGATCTACCGGGGCACGGTAGCGCCGGGTCGGGTGACGGTGGAGTTCCCTTCCCTCCCGCGTGTGGACGTGGCGCCGCTGGTGGCAGAGGCCGGCTTATACCCCCTCGGTTTCTTGGACGTGGGGGTGCCCCACCTGGTGCTGCTCGTCGATGATGTGGATAGAGTGGACGTAGCGGAGTTGGGGCGCCGCCTGCGTCACCATCCGGCTTTCCCCTTCGGGACGAACGTGGATTTCGTTCAGGTTGTGGGTCGGGCGGGCCTTCGCGTTCGTACGTTTGAGCGAGGCGTGGAGGGGGAGACGCTGGCCTGTGGAACGGGGGCCGTAGCCTCCGCAGCGGCCACGAGGTCCGCAGGCCTGGTCGAGGCGGAAGTGGAAGTCCGCTTCCCAGGTGGAACGGTCGAGGTGAGGCTCTGCGAGAACAAGGTTGAGCTCTCGGGGCAAGCGAAGCTCGTATTCCGCGGGGAAATTGCGCTTCCCAGGGCCCCATGGGAAATGGACGATCTCGATCCGGTCCAGGTCTAATGGTTCTCCCTTTCGCACCCGGCTCAGATGAGGCAGACAAGGAGGGAAGGATCCACGGTGGCCAGTCCTGAGAGCGCAGGAACAAATGCGGCCAGATCCGTCGGTATCTGGCTGGAGGGGCGGCGGGTGCGCAGGATCGTGGTGAGCCGCCTGCGGTTTCTCGGGGATGTCGTGCTCACCACACCGCTGCTCAGGATCCTGAAGGCGAAGGATCGGGATGTGCGGATTGGCTACCTGGTGGAAGAACCCTACGCGCCGGTCCTGCTCCATCACCCCCACGTGGACGTGGTGTGGGCTCTCAAGCGAAGGGCTGGTAGCCTGCGGCGGGAAGTTGGGCAAGTCATCCAGCTGCGGCGAGAAGTTCGCGCCTTTCGCCCGGACGTCAGCCTGGATCTGCTGGGTATGCCGCGCTCGGCCCTGCTCCTCTACCTCTGCGGCAGCCCGGCCCGCATCGGAGGGCCCTACCGGGTGAGAAGGCACCTGTACACCCACGTAGTTCAGCACGCAGAACCTCAAATCTCAGCCGTCCATTATCATCTCGAAAACCTCCGCCCTCTGGGGATCCAAGGTCCCTTCGCGGCCGAGGACTTGCGGACGTTCGTCCGGGTGCTGCCTGAGGAGGTGGCCTACGTTAGGCGATCTTTCTCTCTGGACCGTGACCGTCGCCCTCTGATCGGGCTCCACCCCGGGGCGACCTGGCCTGCGAAACGCTGGTTTCCTGAGCGGTTTGGGGCCCTTGCCTCCGCCCTCCACTCGCAGCTCGGAGCCAGGGTGGTCCTCACGACGGGACCGGGCGAAGAGGAGCTGGTGCGACGCGTGGTGGAGGCAGCGAACGGTAGCGCGCAGGCCCTCCCCGTGTTGGGATTGCGCCACCTGGCAGCCCTTCTTTCCCAGCTCGATGCGTACGTGGCCAACGATTGCGGGCCAATGCATCTGGCGGTCGCCGTAGGGACCCCGACGATAGGGCTTTTCGGCCCGAGCGAGCCGCGCATCTGGTTCCCGTACCGGCGGGAGGAGGGACACGTGGCCTTGCATCACCCTTGCCCTGCGCATCCTTGCCACCGCGACGTGTGCGACCACCTCTCGTGCTTTCGAGACTTGCCCGTCCAGGAGGTTTTGGAGGCCGTTGTGTGGGCCGTGGGTCGGAAGACCCTCGCTCAGAAAGCGATCTCGGATCTCACCTCGGGGTAGGGACCGTGCTGCGGTGGGAGCTGTTGACGATCGGCCATTCGAATCGCTCCCCAGAGGAGCTGGTCCGGCTTCTGAAGCAAAACGGCGTAGAGCTGGTAGTCGATGTGCGGCGCTTCCCTTCTTCGCGCCAATACCCGTACTTTCAGCGGGACCAAGTGGCTGCGACCCTCCAGGCCGCGGGCATTGCGTACTGCTGGATGGGGGATCTCCTGGGCGGATTCCGGACGGGGGGCTACGAGGGCTACATGGGGACGGAGGCCTTCAACCGTGGTCTCGAGCTCCTGCTCCAGCGGGCCTCCCAGCGGCGGGCTGCCGTGATGTGCGCCGAGCGTCTTTTCTTTCGCTGCCACAGGCGATTCATTGCTGACGCCTGCGTCCGGTGGGGCTGGCGCGTCCTCCACATTGTGGACGAAGGCAGGGTGAGCGCCCATAGGGGGGCCTTGGCTCCGGGCCAACTGGAACTGGACCTCACGCTGTGAAATGTGGGGAGGTTGCCGTGTCTCAACACTGGCTTGTCGATGGCTACAATCTGCTCCACGCCCTGGCCGATCTGCGCTCCGAAATGGAGCGGGACATGGCGGCAGCCATCAATCGTTTGCTTGCCCTCTTGGATGATTTCGCGCATCTGCAACGGGCGAAAGTGACCGTCGTGTTCGATGGCAGTCCACCCCCCTCCCAAGGCATAGTACGCCCTTCTTCGTTCTTGAACGTGTGCTTTGTGGGATCGGGAATGAAGGCAGATCCCCGCATCCGGACCCTGATCGCCGGGATAGGGGACCGGGCGAATCTGACCGTGGTGAGTGCCGATCGCGAGATCGCCAACTACGCCCGCGTGTGCGGCGCTCGCGTAGAAACGCCCGCCCAGTTCGAGAAGAGGCTCCAGGAACAGGCATCCCCAGCAAACGGAGAGATGCTCCAGAAATTCGAACGGGATCTTTCGGACGAAGAAGTGCGCGAGTGGCTGCGTCTGTTTTCTGAGGCGGAGGACGGGGAGTCGGAACCTTAGCTCTAGCCTCGGTTGAGCGGAGCTTCGGCACGTCGATTGCAAGAGCGAGAGCCGTCAGGCTGCCGGGAGCTCGCGGACCGGAAAAAGCTTCCGGATTCGTAGGAAAAAGAAGCCAATCGGGCGGCGAAGAGGAAAGGGCAAGCTCTCCGGCTCCGCGAAAAAACTGCTTGCATTTTGCGGAGGCGGCCGTTATCTTTGGCGCAAGCTTGGGACAATGAATGCGATTCAGACTCTGCCGCTAAAGGAAGCTCGATGAAGTTCGGTGCGCACAAGGGCCAGAGCGATCGTGCCGGTGTGAGGGCGGCGCGGGCATCGGTGCGCACCGAGTACGTCCTATCCTCGGTCCTCCTATCGCTTAGCAGCATTATTCTCTTGCTTCTGTTGGGCTTGATTTCTGGCCTGCGAATTACCCACTGAGAGACGCAGCGCCAGAGATCAGCCCAAAGAAGACCCACCTAAAACCTCCCCTTTTCTGACTCAGGCAAAGATCTCTGGCGCAGGCGTAGCGCATTCGCAGGCCGCTAAGATGGTTCGCTTCGGGAGCGAATCGCAACCAAGGAGAAGCGGATGCGCAGCGACGTGGTCAAGCGCGGGATCGAGCGCGCTCCTCACCGGAGCCTCCTCCGGGCTACCGGCCTCCGGGATGAGGATTTCGCCAAGCCCTTCGTCGGTGTCGCCAATTCCTACTGCGAGGTGGTTCCGGGGCACATCCACCTGCGGGAGGTTGCCGAGGCCGTCAAGCGGGGAATCCGCGAGGCCGGTGGGGTGCCGTTCGAGTTCAACACGATCGCTGTGGACGACGGCATCGCCATGGGCCATGACGGGATGCACTACTCATTGCCCAGCCGCGAACTGATTGCGGACAGCATCGAGACCATGGTCCAGGCGCACGCCTTCGACGCCCTCGTGTGCATCCCCAACTGCGACAAGGTCGTGCCCGGCATGATCATGGGGGCCTTGCGCGTGGATCTGCCCACGGTGTTCGTGAGCGGGGGCCCCATGCGAACCGGCCGGCTCGCCGATGGCACACCCGTCGACCTCATCTCCGTGTTTGAGGCGGTAGGCCGCACGGCCCGCGGGCACCTCAGCGAAGCCGAGCTTGCGGAAATGGAGAGGAGAGCGTGCCCCGGGTGCGGCTCGTGTGCTGGTCTGTTCACCGCCAACTCGATGAATTGCCTGATGGAGGCCCTCGGAATCGCCCTGCCCGGCAACGGGACCATCCTGGCCGATTCGCCGGAACGCAGGGACCTTGCTCGCAGGGCTGGACGCCGCGTCGTGGAGCTCCTGCGCGAAGGAAGGTCCTTACGCAGCTTCCTGACGCAGGAGGCAATCGACAACGCTTTCGCCCTCGATTTCTCCATGGGAGGTTCCACGAACACGGTTCTCCACCTCCTCGCCATTGCCCGCGAGGCCGGCCTTGGCTACCCATTGCACAGGGTGGACGAAATCTCAAGGAGGACCCCCCACATCTGCAAGATCTCCCCTTCTTCCTCCCATCGCATGGAGGACCTGGCGAGAGTTGGTGGGGTGTCGGTTCTGTTGCGGGAACTGGCCCGCGCCGATGGGCTCCTCCACCCGCACGCCGCGACGGTATCGGGGACGGACTTGTGGGGGGCGGTAAAAGACGCCCCTGCCCCGGATGGCGAAGTCGTGCGGCCGCTTTCCGCACCCTACGCGCCGGACGGGGGGCTGGCCGTGCTTTGGGGAAGCCTGGCTCCGCGGGGCGCGGTGGTTAAGACAGCCGCCGTCGTCCCCGAGATGCTGCGGTTTCGAGGCCGAGCCCGGGTCTTCGACGGCGAAGAAGAGGCCAATCGGGCCATCCTGGCGGGACAGATCCGCCCTGGCGATGTAGTGGTGATCCGTTACGAGGGGCCAAGGGGAGGACCCGGAATGCGCGAGATGTTGGCCCCCACATCCAATCTGGTCGGTATGGGCCTCGGTGAGTCGGTAGCGCTGATCACCGACGGTCGCTTTTCCGGGGGTACGCGTGGGGCCTGTATTGGCCACGTGGCTCCGGAGGCGGCGGCGGGAGGCCCCATTGCCCTGGTAGAGGAAGGCGATCTCATCGAAATCGACATTCCGGCACGGAAGCTCAATCTGTTGGTGGACGAGCGGGAACTGGAGCGCAGGCGCGCCACATGGCGGCCCGTCCGGCGAAAACCCCTCAGGGGATGGCTGGCGCGCTACGCTGCCCTGGTTGCCTCGGCCGACGAAGGAGCGGTGCTAAGGTGCCCGGATCAGGACGGGACAACGGAGGTGTGAAGATGGGCGCTGGGATCGAAGCACGCGTTGGGCCAAGCGAGATTCGCCTCAGGAACCAATCCCTGGAGGCTCAGGCCGTGGAGCCGGCCTATGATCTGAGCGGCGCTGAGATCCTCGTCCGCGCGCTGGCCGAGCAGGGGGTGAAGACCTTGTTCGGGATCCCCGGGGGAGCGGTCCTCGGCCTGGCTGACGCCGTAGGGCGCTACGGCCGCTTCCGCTGGATCCTTACCAAGCACGAACAGGGGGCCACCCACGCCGCGGACGGTTACGCCCGCTACAGCGGCCGGGTGGGCGTGGTGCTGGTGACCAGCGGGCCCGGCTCCACCAATACGGTCACCGGAATTGCCACGGCCTACATGGATTCCAGCCCCATCGTGGTCCTGACGGGCCAGGTGCCCCTTCCTATGGTCGGCAACGACGCCTTTCAGGAAGTGGACACCATCGGGGTCACCCGACCCATCACCAAGCACAGCTTCCTGTTACGCAGCCCGAACGACATCGCGGACACCGTACGAAAGGCTTTCTACATTGCTGGCTCCGGCCGGCCCGGTCCCGTGGTCATCGATATGCCCAAGGACGTGCTGGCTGCCCACGGAGACTACATTCCGTCCGCCGAGATCGTCGTTCGGGGCTACAAGCCCAAGATCTTCGGGCACGCCCATCAGATCTCGCGTGCCGCGGAGCGGATCAACCGCGCGCGTCGTCCCGTCCTGTACATCGGCGGTGGCGTGGTAGCCTCTGGCGCCAGCGACCTGGTCCGGCGTCTGGCCATCGAAAACCGGATCCCGGTGACCAGCACCCTGATGGGACTGGGCGCCTTCCCATCCGATCACCCGCTCTGGCTGGGGATGCTGGGCATGCACGGCACCTGGACGGCGAACATGGCCGTCCAAACGGCGGACCTGATCATCGCCATCGGGGCCCGCTTCGATGATCGGGTGACGGGCAGGGTAGCCGACTTCGCTCCGCAGGCTGACATCATCCACATCGATATCGATTCGAGCGTGATCGGCCGCAATGTTCAGGTGGATATCCCCATCGTGGGCGACGCCAGGCATGTCCTGATCGACCTCGTGCCCCTGGTCAAGGGCCCCGACACCAAGGAGTGGTTGGAGCAGATCGAGCGCTGGCGTCAGGATCACCCCCTGCGCTACGATCGCGAGAGCCAGGCCGTCAAGCCGCAGTACGTCATCGAGAAGCTGGCGGAGGTGACGGACGGGGAGGCGGTGATCGTGACCGACGTGGGCCAGCATCAGATGTGGACAGCCCAATTCTACCGTTTCAAGCACCCGCGCACGATCATCACTTCCGGAGGGCTGGGCACGATGGGCTTCGGGTTGCCCGCCGCGATGGGGGTGGCGATCGCCCAGGAAGACGGGGCTCCGCGTCGCCCGGTCGTGGCGATCGTCGGAGACGGCGGCTTTCAGATGACCATGGAGGAACTGATCACGGCTGTCGCCTATCGCGTGCCGGTGAAGGTTTTCGTGATCAACAACGGGTACCTTGGGATGGTGCGGCAGTGGCAGGAGCTGTTTTTCGGGCGACGTTACGTAGCCAGCGACCTCCGCCAGGCCAATCCCGATCTAGCCCGGGTGGCCGAGAGCATGGGGGCGATGGGGTTGCGTGTGGAACGCCGGGAGGAGGTCCAGCCGGCCATCGAGAAGGCCTTGTCCTGCGACAGTGGGCCTGTGGTCATCGACTTCCGCGTGGACGGCCAGGAGAACGTCTTCCCGATGGTTCCGGCCGGCGCCGCCCTGCACGAGATGATCGAGGCCAGACCATCAGACAAGTGAGGGAGGGTAGCCGATGGGTGAGATGAAGGAACACACCATCTCCGTGCTGGTGGAGCAAACCTTCGATGCGCTGCCGCGGATCGCGGGCCTGTTCAGCGGCCGCGGCTATCAAATCGACAGCATCAGCGTAGGCGAGGCGGAAGAGCCAGGAATGGCGCGGATGACCATCGTGACGCGTGGCGACGATGGGGTGATCGAACAGATCACCAAGCAGCTGAACAAGATCGTCAACGTGGTGAAAGTCACCGACCTGACGTACGAGCCCTTCGTCGAGAGAGAACTCGCTCTGGTGAAGGTGACGGCCACCCAGAGCACCCGCAGCGAGATCATGCAGATCGTGAACATCTTCCGCGCCAAGATCGTGGACATCAGTCCGAAGACCCTCACGGTTGAGTGCACAGGAAGTCGCGCCAAGGTCCAGGCGATCATCGGCATGTTGCGGCCGTTTGGGATCCGTGAGATCTCGCGCACAGGCAGTGTGGCCCTGAAGAGGGAGTTCCGCGGCGAAACCTGAGGTTTTCCCTGCTTATCGCAGCGGCTGGCGCACCGGAGGATGGACGAAGAGGAGGAGCCATGCGCATCTGGTACGATCAAGACGCAGATCTGACGGCGCTCGAGGGGAAGACAGTGGTGATCCTCGGTTTTGGAAGCCAGGGGCATGCGCATGCCCTGAACCTGCGGGATAGCGGGGTTCACGTGCTCGTTGGACTGCGGCCCGACGGCGCCTCATGGCAGAAGGCAAAGAACGCAGGGCTACCGGTGCTCCCGATCCCGGAGGCGGTGGCCGCGGCGGACGTTACGATGGTCCTTCTCCCTGACCAGCACCAGCCTGCCGTCTACGAGAAACAGATCGCCCCGTATCTGCGACCCGGTTCGGCCCTGGCGTTCGCGCACGGATTCAACGTCCATTTCGGGCAGATTAAGCCCCCCGCCTCGGTCGACGTCTTCATGGTAGCCCCGAAGAGCCCTGGCCATCTGGTGCGCAAACTCTACACGGAGGGAAGAGGGACCCCCTGCCTGCTGGCGGTCCATCAGGATGCCACCGGCGCGGCCCAGCAGATCGCCCTGGCCTACGCCAAGGCCCTGGGAGGGACCCGAGCTGGGGTGATCGAGACCACCTTTGCGGAGGAGACGGAAACCGACCTTTTCGGCGAACAGGCGGTTCTGTGCGGCGGGGTTTCGGAGCTGGTGAGGGCGGGATTCGAAACGCTGGTGGAGGCGGGTTATCAACCCGAGATCGCCTATTTCGAATGCCTGCACGAGCTGAAGCTCATCGTCGATCTGATGTACGAAGGGGGGATGGGCAGGATGTGGTACTCCGTGAGCGACACAGCCGAGTACGGCGGGATGACGCGCGGGCCCCGGGTGATCGATCAGCACGTGCGGGAGACCATGCGTTCGCTCCTGGCAGCCGTGCGCGACGGAAGCTTCGCCCGCGAGTGGGTGGCGGAGAACAAGGCAGGGCTCCCGAACCTGACGCGGCTACGACAGCAGTGGCGAGACACGGAGCTGGAGAAGGTAGGAGCTCGGCTGCGAGCCATGATGCCCTGGGTAAAGCAGACGGAAGAGCCCAGCTGAACGGCTGGAACGGACGGAGCAAGCACAAAAGCGGGAGGTGCCTGGCGATGAAACGTCGAGTCTACGTCTTCGATACGACCCTGCGCGACGGGGAGCAAGCCCCTGGCTTCTCGATGCGGGTCAGCGAAAAGGTGCGCGTGGCCGCCCAGTTGGAGGCCCTCGGGGTGGACGTCATCGAAGCCGGCTTCCCCATCGCCTCCAGCGGCGAGCAGGAGGCGGTGCGCCGCATCGCCCAGCAGTGCCAGAACGTCACGGTGGCTGGGCTGTGCCGAGCCAAGAAGCAGGACATCGATGCCGCCTGGGATGCCCTGAAGTACGCCCGCAGACCGCGCTTCCACATCTTCCTGGCCACCTCGGACATCCACCTCGAATACAAGCTACGGATGACCCGGGAGGAGGCCATCCGGGCGGCGGTCAGTGCGGTCGAATACGCCAAGCGCTTTGGGGCAGAGGTGGAGTTCTCGCCCGAAGACGCCACGCGCAGCGAGGAAGGGTACCTGATTCGGGTGCTCGAGGCTGTCATCGACGCAGGGGCCGACGTCATTAACATTGCCGACACCGTGGGATACGCCATCCCCAGCGAATTCGCCCGTCTCATTCGCTTGCTCCGCTCTGAGGTGCGCAACGCCCCGAAGGTGCGCTTCAGCGTCCACTGCCACAACGATCTCGGCCTGGCGGTGGCCAATACCCTGGCTGGGATTGAGGCAGGCGCGGACCAGGTCGAGTGCACGATCAACGGCATCGGGGAGAGGGCGGGCAATGCCGCCCTGGAAGAGGTCGTGATGGCCCTCAAGGTGCGGGAATCCGTGTTCTCGGTGGAGACGGGCATCCGGACCGAGCTCATCTATCCCACCAGCAGGCTCGTTCAGGAGATCACGGGCGTCCACGTGCAGCCCAACAAGGCGGTGGTCGGGGCCAACGCTTTCGCGCACGAGGCGGGGATCCATCAGCACGGGGTCCTTTCCCATGCCTCCACTTACGAGATCATGACCCCTGAGTCCATCGGCCTCACCTCCAATCGGATTGTCCTCGGCAAGCACTCCGGCCGTCACGCCGTGCAGAAGGCCCTGCACGACATGGGTATCCGAGTTGATCGGGAAGGTCTGGATTGGGTGTATGAGCGGATGGTGGCCCTTGCGGACGAAAAGAAGCACGTAACCCAGAGGGACCTGCTGCGCATCGTGGACGAATTGAAGCAGGTCAAAGCGCAAGCGGTCCTTCTCCACCCTGTAAACCAGACAGCGGAAGCTGGGAGCTGACAGACCCGTTGCGCTACGGCGAGGAAATGCCATGGGAATGACCCTCACGGAGAAAATCCTGGCTCGGGGAGCCGGCAAAGCCAGGGTCGAGCCCGGCGACAAGGTTTGGGTCGGTGTCGATGTGCTGATGACCCACGACGTGTGCGGGCCGCCTACCTACGCCATCTTTCAGCGGGAGTTCGGAAGCCAGGCCCGGTTCTGGGATCCGGACCGGGTGGTGGTGATCCCCGATCACTACATCTTTACCGAGGATCCGCACGCCCGTCGAAACCTGGAGGAGCTGCGCCGCATGGCCCACGAGCAGGGACTGCGGTACTTCTACGATGCCTTCTCTGCGCGGTACTCCGGTGTCTGCCACGTCACCCTCGCCGAGAAGGGCCACGTGCGGCCTGGGTCCATCATCATCGGCACAGATTCCCATACCTGCACCGCTGGAGCCTTCGGCGCCTTTGCGACGGGTGTCGGCAACACCGACGCGGCGTTCGTCCTGGGCACGGGCAAGCTCTGGTTGAGGGTGCCGGAAACGTTGCGGGTAGTCCTGCACGGGCAACTGGCCCCAGGGGTAATGGCCAAGGATGTGATCCTGCGGCTCATCGGAGATCTTGGCGTGGACGGTGCCAACTACTGCGCTCTGGAATTCCAGGGAGAGGGCGTCGGCACCCTTTCCGTCGACGAACGGATGACCCTCTGCAATATGGCCGTGGAGGCGGGGGCCAA harbors:
- the dapF gene encoding diaminopimelate epimerase: MIAHDTLRFVKAQAAGNDFIIFDNRDGKISPGWKGFVRWLCDRHYGIGADGVILVESSERADFRYRHLNSDGSPAGMCGNGSRCVLRFAHEGLALPAALRFEMDGVIYRGTVAPGRVTVEFPSLPRVDVAPLVAEAGLYPLGFLDVGVPHLVLLVDDVDRVDVAELGRRLRHHPAFPFGTNVDFVQVVGRAGLRVRTFERGVEGETLACGTGAVASAAATRSAGLVEAEVEVRFPGGTVEVRLCENKVELSGQAKLVFRGEIALPRAPWEMDDLDPVQV
- a CDS encoding glycosyltransferase family 9 protein; protein product: MRRIVVSRLRFLGDVVLTTPLLRILKAKDRDVRIGYLVEEPYAPVLLHHPHVDVVWALKRRAGSLRREVGQVIQLRREVRAFRPDVSLDLLGMPRSALLLYLCGSPARIGGPYRVRRHLYTHVVQHAEPQISAVHYHLENLRPLGIQGPFAAEDLRTFVRVLPEEVAYVRRSFSLDRDRRPLIGLHPGATWPAKRWFPERFGALASALHSQLGARVVLTTGPGEEELVRRVVEAANGSAQALPVLGLRHLAALLSQLDAYVANDCGPMHLAVAVGTPTIGLFGPSEPRIWFPYRREEGHVALHHPCPAHPCHRDVCDHLSCFRDLPVQEVLEAVVWAVGRKTLAQKAISDLTSG
- a CDS encoding DUF488 family protein, coding for MLRWELLTIGHSNRSPEELVRLLKQNGVELVVDVRRFPSSRQYPYFQRDQVAATLQAAGIAYCWMGDLLGGFRTGGYEGYMGTEAFNRGLELLLQRASQRRAAVMCAERLFFRCHRRFIADACVRWGWRVLHIVDEGRVSAHRGALAPGQLELDLTL
- a CDS encoding NYN domain-containing protein, with the protein product MSQHWLVDGYNLLHALADLRSEMERDMAAAINRLLALLDDFAHLQRAKVTVVFDGSPPPSQGIVRPSSFLNVCFVGSGMKADPRIRTLIAGIGDRANLTVVSADREIANYARVCGARVETPAQFEKRLQEQASPANGEMLQKFERDLSDEEVREWLRLFSEAEDGESEP
- the ilvD gene encoding dihydroxy-acid dehydratase, giving the protein MRSDVVKRGIERAPHRSLLRATGLRDEDFAKPFVGVANSYCEVVPGHIHLREVAEAVKRGIREAGGVPFEFNTIAVDDGIAMGHDGMHYSLPSRELIADSIETMVQAHAFDALVCIPNCDKVVPGMIMGALRVDLPTVFVSGGPMRTGRLADGTPVDLISVFEAVGRTARGHLSEAELAEMERRACPGCGSCAGLFTANSMNCLMEALGIALPGNGTILADSPERRDLARRAGRRVVELLREGRSLRSFLTQEAIDNAFALDFSMGGSTNTVLHLLAIAREAGLGYPLHRVDEISRRTPHICKISPSSSHRMEDLARVGGVSVLLRELARADGLLHPHAATVSGTDLWGAVKDAPAPDGEVVRPLSAPYAPDGGLAVLWGSLAPRGAVVKTAAVVPEMLRFRGRARVFDGEEEANRAILAGQIRPGDVVVIRYEGPRGGPGMREMLAPTSNLVGMGLGESVALITDGRFSGGTRGACIGHVAPEAAAGGPIALVEEGDLIEIDIPARKLNLLVDERELERRRATWRPVRRKPLRGWLARYAALVASADEGAVLRCPDQDGTTEV
- the ilvB gene encoding biosynthetic-type acetolactate synthase large subunit, which translates into the protein MGAGIEARVGPSEIRLRNQSLEAQAVEPAYDLSGAEILVRALAEQGVKTLFGIPGGAVLGLADAVGRYGRFRWILTKHEQGATHAADGYARYSGRVGVVLVTSGPGSTNTVTGIATAYMDSSPIVVLTGQVPLPMVGNDAFQEVDTIGVTRPITKHSFLLRSPNDIADTVRKAFYIAGSGRPGPVVIDMPKDVLAAHGDYIPSAEIVVRGYKPKIFGHAHQISRAAERINRARRPVLYIGGGVVASGASDLVRRLAIENRIPVTSTLMGLGAFPSDHPLWLGMLGMHGTWTANMAVQTADLIIAIGARFDDRVTGRVADFAPQADIIHIDIDSSVIGRNVQVDIPIVGDARHVLIDLVPLVKGPDTKEWLEQIERWRQDHPLRYDRESQAVKPQYVIEKLAEVTDGEAVIVTDVGQHQMWTAQFYRFKHPRTIITSGGLGTMGFGLPAAMGVAIAQEDGAPRRPVVAIVGDGGFQMTMEELITAVAYRVPVKVFVINNGYLGMVRQWQELFFGRRYVASDLRQANPDLARVAESMGAMGLRVERREEVQPAIEKALSCDSGPVVIDFRVDGQENVFPMVPAGAALHEMIEARPSDK
- the ilvN gene encoding acetolactate synthase small subunit, producing the protein MGEMKEHTISVLVEQTFDALPRIAGLFSGRGYQIDSISVGEAEEPGMARMTIVTRGDDGVIEQITKQLNKIVNVVKVTDLTYEPFVERELALVKVTATQSTRSEIMQIVNIFRAKIVDISPKTLTVECTGSRAKVQAIIGMLRPFGIREISRTGSVALKREFRGET
- the ilvC gene encoding ketol-acid reductoisomerase; this encodes MRIWYDQDADLTALEGKTVVILGFGSQGHAHALNLRDSGVHVLVGLRPDGASWQKAKNAGLPVLPIPEAVAAADVTMVLLPDQHQPAVYEKQIAPYLRPGSALAFAHGFNVHFGQIKPPASVDVFMVAPKSPGHLVRKLYTEGRGTPCLLAVHQDATGAAQQIALAYAKALGGTRAGVIETTFAEETETDLFGEQAVLCGGVSELVRAGFETLVEAGYQPEIAYFECLHELKLIVDLMYEGGMGRMWYSVSDTAEYGGMTRGPRVIDQHVRETMRSLLAAVRDGSFAREWVAENKAGLPNLTRLRQQWRDTELEKVGARLRAMMPWVKQTEEPS
- a CDS encoding 2-isopropylmalate synthase, yielding MKRRVYVFDTTLRDGEQAPGFSMRVSEKVRVAAQLEALGVDVIEAGFPIASSGEQEAVRRIAQQCQNVTVAGLCRAKKQDIDAAWDALKYARRPRFHIFLATSDIHLEYKLRMTREEAIRAAVSAVEYAKRFGAEVEFSPEDATRSEEGYLIRVLEAVIDAGADVINIADTVGYAIPSEFARLIRLLRSEVRNAPKVRFSVHCHNDLGLAVANTLAGIEAGADQVECTINGIGERAGNAALEEVVMALKVRESVFSVETGIRTELIYPTSRLVQEITGVHVQPNKAVVGANAFAHEAGIHQHGVLSHASTYEIMTPESIGLTSNRIVLGKHSGRHAVQKALHDMGIRVDREGLDWVYERMVALADEKKHVTQRDLLRIVDELKQVKAQAVLLHPVNQTAEAGS